The DNA region ATTCCCCTGCGCGAGATGAATCTCCTGAAGGCAGCCATGAAGGCGGTCGATGTAAGGTCCGTGACAGCTTCTATGTGGATTGCCTTCGTTGATAGACATATAAAATCTGCTATGTATCCTTTGTAGGATTTACATCCTCTTCCTCTGGTGAGTCTTATCTGTATCGGTCCAGCGTAATCGACACCAGTGTGGGTGAATGGATGCGACGGAGCTACTCTGGGCGTTGGCAGTGATACCATTAATTGGTTTCTTGTCTCTGCTCGGAATCGTGTACATACAACACATTGCCGGATCATCTGCTTAACTTTGTTCTTCGCTTGAATTATCCAATACTTTTGTCGAATATAATTCAAAGTAGCTTGGTTTCCTCCATGCAAGGTTTGATGATGAGCGTTTCTTATTATGAGGTTAGTAATGTGGCTCCTTGTGGGTAGTATAATTGGATGTCTTTGGCTATATTCTAGGGGTGCGTTATGTATTCTCCCATCTACTCTGAGTAGGCCTTCGTGATCTATGTATGGGTTAAGACTTTTCAGGTGGCTGGACTTCTTCACTTTTCCTGTTTTGATGATCAGCTcaatgtcattttgaaaatatgtgtgTTGTGTAAGCTTGAGAAGAGCTTTTTCACTCTCCTGTAGTTCTTCTGCTTCAAGGGATGTGGTGGATCTGCGATTTTCTGTTTTCAGGAATCTCCTGCAGTACGCCATAATTCTCACCGTTTTTTTACATGAAGAGTATTTACTCAATATTTTCGGCTGATTCTCCACGCTTACGGTATTCGCGGAAATTTCTGTTTTCTTCAATTCCTTCGTGACTTCCTGTGTGTCAGAAGGGAGTAATTGTAGATGGATTTCTTCTTTCAGTCCATGTTTTAGCCATTCGGGTCCATTCCACCAAAGGTTATTGCTTGCAAGCGCGCTGGGTCTCAATCCTCGTGAGATTAAATCTGCCGGATTATCGGCTGACCTTACGTAGTACCAGTGACCTTGACCTAGCAGGTTATGGATTTCTCGAACTCTGTTCGCGACGAACATTTTCCACTTTCCAGCGTCAGCGTTTATCCATGATATTACTACTTGAGAGTCGGACcaggtgaatatttttgaattgttgtGATTCAGGGCCGTAACGCAGCGTTTGATGAGTTTGGCTAGAAGAAGGGCTGCGCAGAGTTCTGACTGCGGGATtgtctttgtattttttagtgGTGATACTTTTGATTTGGAAGCCAGGAGTCCTACGTGGGTGTTCCCATTTGTGTCTGTTGTTTTTATGTATACTGCAGCGCCATATGCTTTCAGGGATGCATCTGAGAATCCATGTATTTCCAAGGGTTGACCACGCCGTAGGTGAATCCAGCGTTGAACTTgaatttcttctaattttggaagctcgtttctgaagtttttccagGTGTTCTTGATGTGCTCTGGTGGTGGTTCATCCCAAGATGTGTTGGTTTTCCATATTTCTAGCATTAACAGTTTCGCCTGTATAATGACTGGAGATAATAATCCAAGAGGATCGAGGATTGTGGCGATTTCTGATaagatttttctttttgttaaCCGATGTTCGGAGTTTCGTTTTATTAGATACTGAATATTATCTTCTCTGGGAGTCCATGTTATACCGAGCGTCTTGGTTGGTCCATTTTTGTCGTCCAGCGTGACGGTGGATTCGCTTTCGGTCAGTACGTTATATTTCCACTTTCTTATATTGAATCCTCCCTTTTTGAGTAGGTCAGTTACTTCCTTTTGTATGTGTAGTGCTTCTTCAATAGTGTCTGCGCCACTCAGAAGATCGTCCACGTAGAAATCCTGTAGCACTATTTCAGCCGCAAGGGGGTGGTTTTTCTTTTCATCTGTAGCTAGTTGTCTCATTGTTCTTATGGCCAGGTAAGCTGCTGGTGCTGTACCGTAGGTTACAGTGGTTAATTCGTAGGTTTGAATTGGCTCATCTTTGGTGTTTCTCCAGAGTATAGAGTGTAATGGCTGGTTTTCTGTGTCCAATTTCACCTGCCTATACATTTTCTCGATGTCAGCTGTTATGGCTATTTTGTGTTTTCGCCATCTTATCAGAATATCTATGAGATCCTGCTGTAGTTTAGGTCCTGTGTGAAGAATGTCGTTTAGGCTGAGTCCGGTACTTGTCTTTGCGCTTGCATCGAATACGACTCTTAGCTTTGTCGTGTCACGTTCTTCTTTCAATACAGGTTGATGTGGAATATAATACCTCTTCGCTGAATTATTTGAGCTAGCAATTTTCATATGACCTAGCGCAATGTATTCCTGCATGAATTCTTTATACATAGTTCTGAGCTTTTCGTCTTTATCCAGCTTGTTTTCCAATTGAAATAGTCGTGCCAGTGGCCTCTGCTTCGATTCTCCTAGCTGAGTTGTACTTTTCTTGAATGGAAGTTTCACAGTATAACCGTGCTCGTCCCGTCGAAAGGTGTTGGAGTAAAATTCTTCGACGAAAGTATCGTCGTTTGTTGTTTCCTCGGAATTTTCTGCTTCTTCGATGTTCCAGAATTTTGTGAGTtgtgaattttcattcaaattcgtgATCAAGCTTGCTACACGAAGTTGTGGACTCGATGATGCGGTTCCGCTAATAATCCATCCGAAATGAGTGTTTTGTGCTACTAGTCCATCCTCTGTTGCCTTGAATCCCGACTTCATATACTTGGGGAAGTAGTCAATTCCGAGTAGAACGTCGATTGGACCTGGTACATGGAATAATGGATCTGCGAGTTGTATATTGTCCCAGTTGATTTTGGTATAAAGGTGAGTGGATGGCATATTATTTGTAACTTTGCCTATTACATTGAGCTCAGCGTCCATCGCAAATTCACTATCGAA from Coccinella septempunctata chromosome 1, icCocSept1.1, whole genome shotgun sequence includes:
- the LOC123322904 gene encoding uncharacterized protein LOC123322904, translated to MENLIAEQLKTAEAIKRAHINMKKDSPSRKTKEYCDRKMAQLNEEWDNFKETHQKLQELPKTHEYHTKDVYGQAEKIYQQAIAHLEKIELKLQEDGLTTEGSAHKPLITDSQIIKEQMSSIQLFLKDLNKINNLLEDESHYELLKVKQQNMERRWSEIVSLEIKINALGTEDAELYSKNGYFDEANEKYEETQAKLITTIRRENSAGSSKINLPTTTIPTFTGLYDSWPNFRDIFKQLVDNNRSFGGVEKMQLLKTNLRGEPARIIQHLEISSSNHQTAWKLIEERYNNPRMLFNKHMDNLLNFTNLNPESAGAMKKLHDTIRESTEALRNMNINKWEDIIAYIMLRKLDSTTANLYEQSVNKPRDIQHLDDLISFLAQRFQTLEVVRTNTKKPERKYDEHQKINSHLQRTTKCSICNNLHEIYRCEKFKNLSLAEREAHINQKQLCRNCLSHHFKQICHCRSRCQKCNGRHHTMLHREKRNDDTKRPHPSNPTQERVNSHLGHAKNNLQESKTSVLATALIRATNKNDEKITLRALIDPGSQASFITTAAAQALGKQKIKQNAEITGLGNTATESRWKINTNITPNFDSEFAMDAELNVIGKVTNNMPSTHLYTKINWDNIQLADPLFHVPGPIDVLLGIDYFPKYMKSGFKATEDGLVAQNTHFGWIISGTASSSPQLRVASLITNLNENSQLTKFWNIEEAENSEETTNDDTFVEEFYSNTFRRDEHGYTVKLPFKKSTTQLGESKQRPLARLFQLENKLDKDEKLRTMYKEFMQEYIALGHMKIASSNNSAKRYYIPHQPVLKEERDTTKLRVVFDASAKTSTGLSLNDILHTGPKLQQDLIDILIRWRKHKIAITADIEKMYRQVKLDTENQPLHSILWRNTKDEPIQTYELTTVTYGTAPAAYLAIRTMRQLATDEKKNHPLAAEIVLQDFYVDDLLSGADTIEEALHIQKEVTDLLKKGGFNIRKWKYNVLTESESTVTLDDKNGPTKTLGITWTPREDNIQYLIKRNSEHRLTKRKILSEIATILDPLGLLSPVIIQAKLLMLEIWKTNTSWDEPPPEHIKNTWKNFRNELPKLEEIQVQRWIHLRRGQPLEIHGFSDASLKAYGAAVYIKTTDTNGNTHVGLLASKSKVSPLKNTKTIPQSELCAALLLAKLIKRCVTALNHNNSKIFTWSDSQVVISWINADAGKWKMFVANRVREIHNLLGQGHWYYVRSADNPADLISRGLRPSALASNNLWWNGPEWLKHGLKEEIHLQLLPSDTQEVTKELKKTEISANTVSVENQPKILSKYSSCKKTVRIMAYCRRFLKTENRRSTTSLEAEELQESEKALLKLTQHTYFQNDIELIIKTGKVKKSSHLKSLNPYIDHEGLLRVDGRIHNAPLEYSQRHPIILPTRSHITNLIIRNAHHQTLHGGNQATLNYIRQKYWIIQAKNKVKQMIRQCVVCTRFRAETRNQLMVSLPTPRVAPSHPFTHTGVDYAGPIQIRLTRGRGCKSYKGYIADFICLSTKAIHIEAVTDLTSTAFMAAFRRFISRRGICTDLYSDNGTNFVGAKKILDKETKDAIDEQAIKEAVATEAVRWHWNAPASPHHGGLWEAGVKSIKYHLKRTIGNHTLTYEELSTLLCQIEACLNSRPLITLSEDPEEIDVITPGHFLIGHPLKAIPESSQPPDERLSLRNRWSLIQAIKKDFWRKWSSEYLTRLQHRSKWTRREENLKIGDIVLIKQEHVNPNNWPLAKVSETHHGNDGLVRVVTLRTKDNLFPKCIYE